Proteins from a genomic interval of Fimbriimonadales bacterium:
- a CDS encoding FAD/NAD(P)-binding oxidoreductase, which yields MARSYDYLLLGGGTSCGYAAGSIRELDKESSMGIVSADKFPPYDRPPFSKGFLTNDEMKPEDASAKEDSFYKDNNIDLILNTKAVALDRENHRVALETGEEIIYNKLLYALGSSPKPIPVEGSERIMLLRTASDSEKIREASKSAKVAVIIGGGYIGAEVAASLRKRGLEVTIVEAGPMLWARFPSKNIAAAIQKYLQEIGCEVITQDTVSRVKDGAVETKSGRLMNADMIIAGIGIEKNLDIAKRAGLPTDEKGVLADSTLRTSDADIWVAGDVAYFDDVICKGTYSAEHHLHAKWTGEHAGRCMAGETNDYKMVPYFFSDVGELSMILRGYPERAAKSYLFGDANASVLTEVFLFGDGKIDGVIDLRKDYKEQEPLSELFERLVLQGAYATPLEQELEKREFDITKFESLLT from the coding sequence ATGGCACGTTCATACGACTATCTTCTCTTAGGGGGAGGGACGAGTTGCGGATATGCCGCTGGCTCTATAAGAGAACTCGATAAAGAATCCTCGATGGGAATCGTCAGCGCAGATAAATTTCCACCCTATGACCGTCCGCCTTTTTCGAAAGGATTTCTAACGAATGACGAGATGAAACCAGAGGATGCGAGCGCGAAAGAGGATTCTTTTTACAAAGACAACAATATTGATTTGATTTTGAACACCAAAGCGGTGGCATTAGACCGCGAAAACCACCGCGTTGCATTGGAAACAGGTGAAGAAATCATATACAACAAACTTCTTTATGCGTTGGGTTCTTCTCCGAAGCCGATTCCTGTAGAAGGCTCAGAAAGGATCATGCTTTTGCGAACTGCATCGGACAGTGAAAAAATTCGAGAGGCATCGAAATCGGCAAAGGTCGCAGTAATTATAGGAGGTGGATACATTGGAGCAGAAGTCGCGGCATCTTTACGAAAACGCGGACTGGAAGTTACCATCGTCGAAGCAGGACCGATGCTTTGGGCTCGATTTCCATCGAAGAATATCGCTGCTGCGATACAGAAGTATTTACAAGAGATTGGCTGTGAAGTTATCACACAGGATACAGTTTCACGCGTAAAGGATGGGGCAGTGGAAACCAAATCCGGACGGTTGATGAATGCGGATATGATTATCGCTGGTATCGGTATCGAAAAAAACCTCGACATCGCGAAGCGAGCGGGGCTTCCGACGGATGAAAAAGGTGTATTGGCTGATTCGACCTTAAGAACGAGCGATGCAGACATATGGGTCGCAGGTGATGTCGCGTATTTCGATGACGTTATTTGCAAAGGGACATACAGCGCAGAACATCATCTTCATGCAAAATGGACCGGCGAGCATGCAGGACGTTGTATGGCTGGAGAAACGAACGACTATAAAATGGTCCCTTATTTCTTCAGCGATGTCGGAGAACTTTCGATGATATTGCGAGGATATCCAGAGAGAGCAGCAAAATCTTATTTATTCGGGGATGCGAATGCATCCGTTTTAACAGAAGTGTTCCTTTTCGGAGATGGAAAAATTGACGGAGTTATAGATTTACGAAAAGATTACAAAGAACAAGAACCGCTGAGCGAACTCTTCGAACGACTCGTGCTCCAAGGTGCATACGCAACTCCTCTGGAACAAGAATTGGAAAAGAGAGAGTTCGATATCACCAAGTTCGAATCCTTACTTACCTAA
- a CDS encoding ABC transporter ATP-binding protein, with amino-acid sequence MSVLQVSNLHIAFGNVEVVRGVSFSLEKGETLGIVGESGCGKTVTGLAIMRLLPPNGRITAGSVLFEGKELTTLPEHEMRKIRGGDIAMVFQDPFTSLNPAMRVGDQIAEAIVLHQDKTWREARKQAVEELRAVKVPAPESTANKYPHQLSGGQRQRVMIAIAFACRPKILVADEPTTALDVTLQAQILTLLKELQEKYGTAVILISHDIGVVGTVANRIAVYYAGKIVEMGSAENVLRFPKHPYTQGLLGSLPSGKERLASIPGQPPDMANLGKGCSFAPRCSYRFSPCDIEPDLIPQDSLHRAACWLLDPTAATEKIASK; translated from the coding sequence GTGAGTGTTTTACAAGTCTCGAATCTCCATATCGCTTTCGGAAATGTTGAAGTCGTCCGAGGCGTCTCCTTTTCTCTCGAAAAGGGCGAAACTCTCGGAATCGTAGGAGAATCAGGTTGCGGAAAGACCGTAACGGGCCTTGCCATCATGCGCTTACTCCCTCCCAACGGGAGAATCACCGCAGGAAGCGTGCTTTTCGAAGGCAAAGAACTGACCACCCTCCCAGAACACGAAATGCGGAAAATTCGTGGGGGAGATATCGCGATGGTTTTCCAAGACCCTTTTACGAGCCTAAACCCAGCCATGCGAGTAGGCGACCAAATCGCTGAGGCGATTGTTCTTCATCAAGATAAAACTTGGCGAGAGGCAAGAAAACAAGCAGTAGAAGAACTTCGCGCTGTGAAAGTCCCCGCACCGGAAAGCACGGCGAATAAATATCCGCACCAACTCAGCGGTGGACAGCGACAAAGAGTGATGATTGCCATTGCTTTTGCGTGTCGTCCGAAAATCCTCGTTGCAGACGAGCCGACCACCGCTTTAGACGTTACATTACAAGCACAAATTCTTACTTTATTAAAAGAACTTCAAGAAAAATACGGAACAGCGGTGATTTTGATTTCGCACGATATCGGCGTAGTGGGCACGGTCGCTAATCGCATCGCCGTTTACTATGCTGGAAAAATCGTAGAAATGGGTTCTGCGGAAAACGTTCTACGATTTCCGAAACATCCATACACGCAAGGATTATTGGGTTCGCTTCCGAGCGGAAAAGAACGACTCGCTTCGATTCCGGGTCAGCCCCCCGATATGGCGAATTTGGGAAAAGGATGCAGTTTTGCACCACGCTGTTCTTATCGTTTTTCGCCTTGCGACATAGAACCGGATTTAATCCCGCAAGATAGTCTGCATCGTGCTGCATGCTGGTTATTAGACCCAACTGCCGCTACGGAAAAAATTGCATCCAAATAG
- a CDS encoding ABC transporter ATP-binding protein — protein MEKIILEVKDAVVEYHVPGGVIRAVDGVSFELQAGETLAVVGESGCGKTTLAKAILGLEPIASGQIKVLDEKVTDDLQGLAMRVGIVWQDPYASLDPRWRIGRSIAEPLILHRKELLEKEGKGSGEFIEHRVNEIMLQVGLDPALKSRYPHQLSGGQRQRVAIARALVLNPPLVLCDEPTAALDLSIRAQILNLLKELQAKLHCAYLYISHDLTTVRFIADRVAVMYLGRIVEMGETEEVFEQPRHPYTRALLDSAPTLARLGKLPAVLHGEIPDPRERIEGCRFKTRCPRKGTPCETIDPPITQEGGRSYFCHFPLMGSHETIS, from the coding sequence ATGGAGAAGATTATTTTGGAAGTTAAAGATGCTGTCGTGGAATACCATGTTCCTGGGGGGGTTATTCGTGCGGTAGACGGCGTTTCTTTTGAATTGCAGGCTGGCGAAACTCTTGCCGTCGTCGGTGAATCCGGTTGCGGAAAGACCACGTTGGCAAAAGCCATTCTGGGTTTAGAACCTATCGCTTCCGGTCAAATAAAGGTTTTAGACGAGAAAGTCACGGATGATTTGCAAGGCCTCGCGATGCGGGTGGGAATCGTTTGGCAAGACCCTTATGCGAGTCTCGACCCGCGTTGGCGAATCGGTCGCTCGATTGCAGAACCATTGATCTTGCATCGAAAAGAATTGCTCGAGAAGGAAGGTAAAGGAAGCGGCGAATTCATCGAGCATCGAGTAAATGAAATTATGCTTCAAGTGGGCTTAGATCCCGCTTTGAAATCTCGTTATCCTCACCAACTTTCCGGAGGACAAAGGCAGCGCGTTGCCATTGCGAGGGCTTTAGTTCTCAACCCCCCCTTAGTCTTGTGCGATGAACCGACTGCTGCATTAGACCTTTCGATTCGCGCGCAGATATTGAATCTATTGAAGGAGTTGCAAGCGAAATTGCATTGCGCTTATCTATATATTTCCCACGACCTGACGACCGTGCGTTTCATAGCCGATAGAGTCGCTGTAATGTATTTGGGACGTATCGTAGAGATGGGTGAAACGGAAGAAGTTTTCGAGCAACCGCGACATCCATATACACGCGCGTTATTGGATTCTGCACCGACATTAGCACGTTTAGGAAAACTTCCTGCTGTTTTGCATGGAGAAATTCCCGACCCGCGTGAACGAATCGAGGGTTGTCGCTTCAAAACGAGATGTCCACGCAAAGGAACACCTTGTGAAACGATAGACCCCCCGATTACACAGGAAGGGGGAAGAAGTTATTTCTGTCATTTCCCTTTAATGGGTTCTCATGAAACGATTTCTTGA
- the erpA gene encoding iron-sulfur cluster insertion protein ErpA, with the protein MVNKSDIQTSPITLTERAATEIKALLAEQEKPEAALRVWVAGGGCSGLTYGMALDDGEPEETDEVFYHSDVKIFVDQLSLKYMAGSQVDFVEDSLGGGFKIENPNAIKTCGCGSSFAPGEETLEGLDTPTGGCGGCGGF; encoded by the coding sequence ATGGTGAACAAAAGCGACATTCAAACCTCCCCGATTACGCTCACGGAACGTGCGGCAACCGAAATAAAGGCTCTTTTGGCAGAACAAGAAAAGCCGGAGGCCGCTTTACGCGTTTGGGTAGCCGGTGGTGGCTGCTCCGGGCTCACCTACGGAATGGCGCTGGATGACGGAGAGCCCGAAGAGACCGACGAGGTTTTCTATCATTCGGACGTAAAGATTTTCGTTGACCAACTCAGCCTGAAATACATGGCCGGTTCGCAAGTCGATTTCGTGGAAGACTCTTTAGGTGGTGGGTTCAAGATAGAAAATCCCAACGCCATTAAAACCTGCGGTTGCGGTTCATCCTTTGCGCCGGGAGAAGAAACTCTGGAAGGTTTGGATACTCCTACCGGCGGCTGTGGCGGCTGCGGCGGTTTTTAA